From a single Desulfobacterales bacterium genomic region:
- a CDS encoding ATP-binding protein: MKWTILKRLTIGYLAIMMVVIFMGGFVTLKLNHLNRLTRAIDSVDGTAIRISELLLETLISQVGIEKKYFIAQDKDFHDEFWKIKDFFLANHETLRPLMTDPDKLALFSKTLELYIRYLSVFDVEARQIETPSSNVSTGETSLQKDRITNEIDQTIRQLIKLSRRSRNEKIQQSGRISDQVLRTTALSAGLVVVLGALIAFLNTRIINRSILRLQQHTKEIAKGRFVPITHISSPPEIKELADDFNRMCLRLQELDEMKIDFISHVSHELRTPLTAIREASSMLLEGTYAEHPEKQQELLSITKQECERLIASVNRILDLSRMEGNMMVYHFTACCFKTLAQQMITKLTPIAQRKGVTLSHCIPDTLPYVSIDSQRIDQVLENLLGNALKFTSAGDSIMIRADAQNDAGDFIKVAVSDTGAGMAQAHLEKIFDKFHRIENGRETGRGTGLGLSIAKHIVSAHGGKIWAESEPEKWSTFFFTLPAA, encoded by the coding sequence ATGAAATGGACCATTCTCAAGCGACTAACGATCGGCTATCTGGCCATCATGATGGTGGTCATATTTATGGGGGGGTTCGTTACATTAAAATTGAACCATTTGAATCGGCTCACGCGGGCAATCGATTCGGTTGACGGCACGGCCATCCGAATATCGGAGCTTTTATTGGAAACCCTTATCTCCCAGGTCGGCATTGAAAAAAAATATTTCATTGCTCAGGATAAAGATTTTCATGATGAATTCTGGAAAATAAAAGACTTTTTTCTTGCCAACCATGAAACGCTTCGCCCCCTGATGACCGACCCGGATAAACTGGCCCTGTTCTCTAAAACACTTGAGTTGTACATACGCTACCTTTCTGTTTTTGACGTGGAAGCAAGGCAGATAGAAACCCCGTCATCGAACGTCTCGACCGGGGAAACAAGTTTACAAAAAGATCGCATCACGAATGAAATTGATCAGACGATAAGGCAATTAATAAAATTATCAAGGCGCAGTCGCAATGAAAAGATTCAACAGTCGGGCCGGATCAGCGACCAGGTGCTTAGAACAACCGCTCTGTCCGCCGGTCTTGTGGTTGTGCTGGGGGCACTGATCGCTTTTTTGAATACCCGCATTATCAATCGCTCTATTTTACGGCTTCAGCAGCACACCAAAGAGATTGCCAAGGGCCGCTTTGTACCCATTACCCATATTTCTTCTCCACCGGAAATCAAGGAGTTGGCGGACGACTTCAATCGCATGTGCCTTCGATTACAAGAGCTCGATGAGATGAAAATAGATTTCATCAGCCATGTTTCTCATGAGTTGCGGACGCCGCTTACCGCCATCCGGGAGGCCTCGAGCATGCTGCTGGAGGGCACCTATGCCGAGCATCCCGAAAAGCAGCAGGAACTCCTGTCTATCACCAAGCAGGAATGCGAGCGGCTGATCGCCTCGGTCAATCGAATTCTGGATCTTTCACGAATGGAAGGGAACATGATGGTGTACCATTTCACAGCTTGTTGTTTTAAAACACTGGCCCAGCAAATGATCACAAAGCTGACGCCCATCGCCCAGCGCAAAGGGGTCACCCTAAGCCATTGCATTCCGGATACCCTGCCCTATGTTTCCATTGACTCGCAGCGGATCGATCAGGTCCTGGAAAATTTATTGGGAAATGCTTTGAAATTTACTTCAGCCGGGGATTCGATTATGATCCGCGCCGACGCGCAAAACGACGCCGGGGACTTTATCAAGGTAGCCGTCTCGGATACCGGTGCCGGCATGGCACAGGCCCATTTGGAAAAAATATTCGACAAATTTCACCGCATAGAAAATGGCAGGGAAACCGGCCGGGGAACAGGTCTGGGCCTTTCGATTGCCAAGCATATTGTGTCCGCTCATGGAGGTAAAATATGGGCCGAAAGCGAGCCCGAAAAATGGAGCACCTTTTTCTTTACGTTACCTGCAGCGTGA
- a CDS encoding IMP cyclohydrolase, whose product MAEDLKQIYRTIMDDHFSPQMEISFVDGAKRQTLFYEKVAWTIDGVRKGLRYGENPGQEAALYRLVNGNLVLGNVQTIQPGRYLVSDIELLQSGKHPGKTNLTDADNALNILRYFTDEPTTVIVKHNNPCGVARSTTLAESYTKAHMADRVAAFGGCIAVNRAIDQQTAEEICRQYAEVVVAPDFEPGVMALFARKKNLRVIKIQNIHRLSDYVGQAYIDLKSLIDGGIIAQWPFTARARTKEDLALATCEVQGTRYQINRPPTNKEYRDMLFGWLVEAGITSNSVIYVKNDVTVGIGTGEQDRVGVAEIARDKAYRKLADRYCFEQYGIAYNELTNPTQKAEIDNRVKNEKGGLIGAAMVSDAFFPFRDGVDVGLREGVSAVIQPGGSDNDYQSIEACNEAGATMVYTGQRSFKH is encoded by the coding sequence ATGGCAGAAGACCTGAAACAGATATACCGAACCATCATGGATGATCATTTTTCCCCGCAAATGGAAATCAGCTTTGTGGATGGCGCCAAACGCCAAACGCTTTTTTATGAAAAGGTGGCATGGACCATAGACGGCGTTCGAAAGGGCCTTCGCTACGGCGAAAATCCGGGCCAGGAAGCCGCACTCTACCGTCTGGTCAACGGCAACCTGGTATTGGGAAACGTTCAAACCATTCAACCGGGCCGATACCTGGTCTCGGACATCGAGCTGCTTCAATCCGGAAAGCATCCGGGAAAAACAAATCTCACCGACGCGGATAACGCTTTAAATATCCTTCGGTATTTTACGGACGAGCCGACAACGGTCATCGTGAAGCACAATAATCCATGCGGCGTGGCCCGTTCAACCACCCTGGCCGAATCCTACACCAAAGCCCATATGGCGGACCGGGTCGCGGCCTTCGGCGGCTGTATCGCCGTCAACCGCGCCATCGACCAACAAACCGCCGAGGAAATCTGTCGGCAATATGCGGAAGTAGTGGTCGCGCCGGATTTCGAGCCGGGTGTCATGGCGCTTTTCGCACGGAAAAAAAACCTTCGCGTTATCAAAATTCAGAACATTCATCGCCTTTCGGACTATGTCGGGCAAGCCTACATCGACTTAAAAAGCCTGATCGACGGCGGCATTATCGCCCAGTGGCCCTTCACGGCCCGGGCCCGCACAAAGGAAGATCTGGCCCTTGCAACCTGTGAGGTCCAGGGAACCCGCTACCAAATCAACCGCCCTCCCACGAACAAGGAATATCGGGATATGCTTTTCGGCTGGCTCGTGGAAGCCGGCATCACCTCTAATTCCGTGATCTATGTTAAGAACGACGTCACCGTGGGTATCGGCACCGGCGAGCAAGACCGGGTCGGCGTCGCGGAAATCGCAAGGGACAAAGCCTATCGAAAACTCGCGGACCGATATTGCTTTGAACAATATGGCATTGCCTACAACGAATTGACAAATCCGACTCAAAAGGCTGAAATCGACAACCGGGTGAAAAATGAAAAAGGCGGTCTGATCGGTGCGGCCATGGTGAGCGATGCCTTTTTCCCGTTCAGAGACGGCGTGGATGTGGGCCTTCGGGAGGGCGTGTCAGCCGTCATTCAACCGGGCGGCTCCGACAATGATTATCAGTCCATTGAAGCCTGCAATGAAGCCGGCGCCACGATGGTGTATACCGGGCAAAGAAGCTTCAAGCATTGA
- a CDS encoding HD domain-containing protein: protein MKTDGNVAPCYPITENDSDICESTIAIVKTIARSLFTCATGSHDWDHTLRVSRLCRRIGEAEGADLTVVLSAAFLHDIGRGYQDAVKGAICHAAKGAQLATPIVSKLAIHKNRKDNILHCIESHRFRGAVTPETIEAKVLFDADKLDAIGAVGVARAFMFAGEVGACLHNPNIDVTTAPSYSRNDTGYREFKVKLCKIRERILTKTGRQIAEERHRFMDHFFKRFIQEFNGER, encoded by the coding sequence ATGAAAACCGACGGTAATGTTGCGCCGTGTTATCCTATCACGGAAAATGATTCGGACATCTGCGAGAGCACGATAGCGATCGTAAAAACCATCGCCCGAAGCCTGTTCACCTGCGCCACAGGCAGCCACGACTGGGACCACACCTTACGGGTCAGCCGCCTTTGCCGCCGTATCGGAGAGGCGGAGGGCGCGGACTTGACCGTTGTGCTAAGCGCAGCTTTTTTACACGATATCGGCAGAGGGTATCAGGATGCGGTAAAAGGGGCGATCTGCCATGCGGCAAAAGGGGCGCAACTGGCCACCCCGATCGTTTCTAAACTGGCCATTCACAAGAACCGTAAAGATAATATTCTTCACTGTATCGAATCCCACAGATTCCGAGGTGCGGTGACACCGGAAACGATTGAGGCCAAAGTGTTATTCGACGCGGACAAACTCGATGCCATCGGCGCTGTCGGGGTGGCAAGAGCCTTTATGTTTGCCGGCGAGGTCGGCGCCTGCCTGCATAACCCGAATATCGATGTCACCACGGCGCCCTCTTATTCCAGGAATGACACCGGATATCGTGAATTTAAAGTCAAACTTTGTAAAATCAGAGAGCGCATTCTGACAAAAACGGGCCGTCAAATCGCCGAGGAGCGGCATCGGTTCATGGATCATTTTTTTAAGCGGTTTATTCAGGAATTCAATGGAGAAAGGTAA
- a CDS encoding hydroxyacylglutathione hydrolase C-terminal domain-containing protein, which translates to MAVDGGATAEISAFLRLHKLNLQFITNTHSHTDHTTGDKALKQASGGMAFTAFMSAEKKQFPLDGGTVRVFRTPGHSSDSVVFQAGNTLLTGDTLFNGTIGNCFSGDMHGFFLSLKALAAFPEETVIYAGHDYVAASMAFARHLEPENKDIDVYLSNYTPTHVRSTLLDELNVNPYLRYNSPAIVRLLESRGLQVATEYERWESLMSIA; encoded by the coding sequence ATGGCCGTCGACGGCGGCGCCACGGCAGAGATATCTGCCTTTTTGCGCCTTCACAAGCTTAACCTTCAATTTATCACCAACACACACAGCCACACGGATCACACCACCGGAGACAAGGCCCTGAAGCAAGCTTCCGGCGGCATGGCATTTACGGCGTTCATGAGCGCAGAAAAAAAGCAATTCCCCCTTGACGGCGGGACGGTCCGGGTGTTTCGCACACCGGGCCATTCTTCCGACTCAGTGGTATTTCAGGCCGGCAACACGCTGCTGACAGGAGATACGCTCTTCAACGGGACGATCGGCAATTGTTTTTCCGGCGACATGCACGGGTTTTTCTTATCACTCAAAGCCCTTGCGGCTTTTCCCGAAGAAACCGTTATCTACGCAGGGCACGATTATGTCGCCGCTTCCATGGCCTTTGCACGGCACCTGGAGCCGGAAAACAAGGATATCGATGTTTATTTGAGTAATTATACGCCCACCCATGTCCGCTCAACCCTGCTCGATGAACTGAACGTCAATCCTTATCTGCGGTATAATTCTCCCGCTATCGTCCGCCTGCTTGAATCACGGGGGCTGCAGGTCGCAACGGAATATGAACGATGGGAATCCCTAATGTCGATTGCATAA
- a CDS encoding MinD/ParA family protein: MPRIITVTSGKGGVGKTNISVNLALQLATRGYRTCLFDADMGLANINILLGIYPEVNLAHVINGEKTLSDIIIHNYMGIDIVPGGTGISKLANLQAEQIEPILTEFKMLDDYDFVIFDTSAGAGGDVTAFCRAASQMLLIITPEPTSLTDAYSLLKILSAQGFTKHVLVAVNQARHLQHAKIPYLSLSRTVAKHLPLKISAIGFITQDAHVTEAVRLQKPFISLYPKAMASICIRKIAERLISGKVSDHSLTDMKTFWSEYLGLRDPVEKQPKPQQAESSPLPVSNTSPAGLEPVLNEIAHSLSAISVQLGAIRQLMELRLKRKAPSVAHQHPATDNSQAIPILLDFENFLKEKQNGGTP, from the coding sequence ATGCCACGAATCATTACCGTAACCAGCGGCAAGGGCGGCGTGGGCAAAACCAATATCAGCGTCAATCTTGCCCTTCAGTTGGCCACCCGGGGATATCGCACCTGCCTGTTTGATGCGGATATGGGACTTGCCAATATCAATATTTTGCTGGGAATCTATCCGGAGGTCAATCTAGCGCATGTGATCAATGGGGAAAAAACCCTCTCCGACATCATCATTCACAACTATATGGGAATTGATATCGTTCCGGGCGGCACGGGAATTTCCAAGCTGGCAAATCTTCAAGCGGAGCAAATCGAACCAATTCTAACTGAATTCAAGATGCTCGATGACTACGACTTTGTCATTTTCGATACGTCCGCCGGCGCCGGCGGGGATGTGACCGCCTTTTGTCGCGCCGCCTCACAGATGCTGCTGATTATCACACCCGAGCCGACATCCCTCACCGACGCCTATTCCCTGCTGAAAATTTTAAGCGCACAAGGATTTACAAAGCACGTCCTGGTGGCCGTCAACCAGGCTCGTCATTTACAGCATGCCAAGATCCCTTATCTGAGCCTGAGCCGAACCGTGGCGAAACACCTTCCCTTGAAAATCTCCGCCATCGGATTTATCACGCAGGATGCCCATGTCACCGAGGCGGTGAGGCTTCAAAAGCCCTTTATATCCTTATATCCAAAGGCCATGGCGTCGATATGTATTCGTAAAATAGCGGAACGGTTGATCTCCGGGAAAGTGAGCGATCACTCACTCACGGATATGAAAACATTCTGGTCGGAGTATCTGGGACTGCGTGATCCGGTGGAAAAGCAACCCAAGCCGCAACAGGCTGAATCCTCCCCCTTGCCCGTCTCGAATACTTCCCCTGCGGGTTTGGAGCCGGTGCTGAACGAAATCGCGCATAGCCTTTCGGCTATATCCGTACAACTCGGTGCCATTCGCCAACTGATGGAACTGCGGCTAAAACGCAAAGCACCCAGCGTCGCTCATCAGCACCCGGCAACCGATAATTCACAGGCAATACCCATCCTGCTGGATTTTGAAAACTTTTTAAAAGAAAAACAAAATGGGGGCACCCCATAA
- the mraZ gene encoding division/cell wall cluster transcriptional repressor MraZ, which yields MFRGSSNHTIDEKGRFIIPTRFRDVIRAKGEETLMISKMDGCLVAYPMDEWSKIEERLLATVDKSAKMRRFRRIFIGAAFKCQVDRQGRVLIPPVLREYGALDKEISLVGVLDHFEIWSKEKLDLEEMHHEEDLKEEDFSNEIAKLGL from the coding sequence ATGTTTCGAGGTAGTTCCAATCATACCATTGATGAGAAGGGACGATTTATCATCCCCACTCGCTTTCGGGATGTTATCCGTGCCAAGGGGGAGGAAACCCTCATGATCTCCAAAATGGACGGATGTCTTGTTGCCTATCCCATGGATGAATGGAGCAAAATCGAGGAGCGATTGCTGGCGACGGTCGATAAAAGTGCTAAAATGCGCCGGTTCCGGCGTATTTTTATTGGCGCGGCATTTAAATGCCAGGTTGATCGGCAAGGACGGGTGTTGATTCCACCGGTGCTGCGGGAATACGGCGCATTGGATAAAGAGATTAGTCTGGTGGGTGTGCTCGATCACTTCGAAATATGGTCCAAGGAGAAGTTGGACCTAGAGGAAATGCATCATGAGGAAGATCTGAAAGAGGAGGACTTCAGCAACGAAATAGCCAAACTCGGACTATAA
- the rsmH gene encoding 16S rRNA (cytosine(1402)-N(4))-methyltransferase RsmH, with product MPTRHPSAMPEEVLACLNCQPGKIYVDGTLGGGGHAKRICKRISPGGRLIGIDQDPAAVKNAEVVLASYACEHHLFHENFQNLPAILLRLNIPAVDGILLDLGISLYQLEASGRGFSFMRDEPLDMRMNPAVGPTAEALVNGLDARELTHIIRTYGEERWAKRIAGRIVAARGEAPIRTSRRLAEIITAAVPAKAAAKERIHPATRSFMALRIAVNRELDVLTGFLETALDCLAPKGRLCILSFHSLEDREVKRRMKFWASGCTCPKEIPICVCGKKPLVRMLTRKVMRPTPAEIADNPLARSTRLRAVEKL from the coding sequence ATGCCGACTCGCCACCCCTCAGCCATGCCCGAAGAAGTGCTTGCGTGCTTGAATTGTCAACCGGGAAAAATTTATGTCGACGGCACCCTCGGGGGTGGGGGGCATGCCAAGCGGATTTGTAAGCGCATTTCACCGGGGGGGCGGTTGATCGGAATCGATCAGGATCCGGCGGCCGTAAAAAACGCTGAAGTGGTTCTTGCTTCCTATGCGTGTGAGCACCACCTGTTCCACGAAAACTTTCAAAACCTGCCGGCCATTCTTTTGCGGCTCAATATTCCGGCCGTCGATGGTATTTTACTCGATCTTGGAATCTCCCTTTATCAGCTTGAAGCCAGTGGACGAGGCTTTAGTTTCATGCGAGACGAACCGCTCGATATGAGAATGAATCCGGCAGTGGGCCCTACGGCCGAAGCGCTGGTCAACGGCTTGGACGCTCGGGAGCTGACCCATATTATTCGCACCTATGGCGAAGAACGGTGGGCCAAACGGATTGCTGGGCGGATTGTGGCGGCGCGGGGCGAAGCGCCGATTCGAACCAGTCGAAGACTGGCCGAGATCATTACCGCTGCGGTTCCGGCCAAGGCGGCCGCCAAAGAACGGATTCACCCGGCCACCCGCTCCTTCATGGCGCTTCGAATTGCGGTGAACCGGGAGCTGGATGTGCTGACGGGCTTTTTGGAAACGGCGCTCGACTGCCTCGCGCCCAAGGGCCGCCTCTGCATTCTTTCCTTTCATTCCCTGGAAGATCGGGAAGTAAAGAGACGCATGAAATTCTGGGCCTCGGGGTGCACATGCCCCAAGGAGATTCCGATTTGCGTGTGTGGGAAAAAGCCCTTGGTTCGGATGCTGACCCGAAAGGTTATGCGGCCTACGCCCGCTGAAATTGCAGACAATCCCCTGGCCCGCAGCACTCGGCTTCGGGCAGTGGAAAAACTTTAG
- a CDS encoding cell division protein FtsL, with amino-acid sequence MPPKQSQRGSAYRKWTSIWILVMMVFISQLLIYAWCRVQNVRRGYEIMEVLAEQRRLLAVRETLKVELARLKSPGRIARIAREQFGLVSPGKQQTIDME; translated from the coding sequence ATGCCGCCCAAACAATCGCAGCGAGGGAGTGCCTACAGGAAATGGACCAGTATTTGGATTCTCGTGATGATGGTGTTTATCAGTCAATTGCTGATTTATGCCTGGTGCCGGGTGCAAAACGTCCGGAGAGGATATGAAATCATGGAAGTGCTGGCGGAGCAAAGACGGCTTCTGGCCGTGCGCGAAACGCTTAAAGTCGAATTGGCGCGGTTAAAATCACCCGGCCGGATTGCCCGCATTGCCCGGGAGCAATTCGGGCTGGTATCTCCCGGCAAACAACAAACGATTGATATGGAATGA
- a CDS encoding penicillin-binding protein 2, producing MKRTRNDPIKRRIVVVGVLMSLWFAAVGGRAVYLQAFHGDWLSQRASNQYERTYEQQAKRGTIFDRNFREMALSVDATSIGANPGCIQNRVETASALAGALNLDGKELIKRLSSKSPFVWVERQITPRETESVMALSLPGIAFRQEHQRFYPSRTLAAQVMGFVGIDGRGLEGIEFRYEQDLKGDTRRLTVLKDALGKGFSPGQADPLGNCNVSENAEALVPAGNNVVLTIDRTIQYVVEEALAEAVQKFDGKSGIAIVMSPSTGAVLALAHYPFFNPNAYANFPKEILRNRAITDPFEPGSTLKMFTAAAALEHGGLTPETQFFCENGSFRVGRHTIRDTHPHERLTLQEIVQVSSNIGAAKVGARIGASALHTTLKDFGFGEKTGIDCPGESNGFLLPFDRWTPIDACAIAFGQGVSVSVVQLVTAVSAIANDGMLMKPYIVEAITDAGGRLVKRFSPQKVRQAVSPGTARAVARMLETVTREGGTAKEAAIEGYRIAGKTGTAQKVDGGGGYARGKYIASFVGFFPVAQPMATILVMVDEPKKVHYGGLVAAPAFRKIALELINYMHPETGRPEGGLTASLKRGVRG from the coding sequence ATGAAGCGAACCCGAAACGACCCGATAAAACGACGCATCGTTGTCGTCGGCGTTCTTATGAGCCTTTGGTTTGCCGCCGTCGGCGGCAGGGCGGTTTATTTGCAGGCTTTTCATGGTGACTGGCTTTCGCAGCGGGCATCGAACCAATATGAGAGAACCTACGAGCAGCAGGCAAAACGCGGCACCATCTTTGACCGGAATTTTCGGGAGATGGCCCTCAGTGTGGACGCCACATCTATTGGCGCCAACCCGGGTTGCATACAAAACAGGGTTGAGACGGCCAGCGCGTTGGCCGGTGCTTTAAATCTCGACGGAAAAGAACTGATCAAGCGGCTTTCCTCGAAAAGCCCCTTTGTGTGGGTGGAGCGTCAGATAACCCCCCGGGAAACCGAGTCTGTTATGGCGCTGTCTTTGCCGGGCATCGCTTTTCGGCAGGAACATCAGCGCTTTTATCCGAGCCGAACCCTGGCGGCCCAGGTGATGGGCTTTGTCGGCATTGACGGCCGGGGCTTGGAGGGGATCGAATTTCGGTATGAACAGGACCTTAAGGGGGATACGCGCCGTCTCACCGTTTTGAAAGATGCGCTCGGAAAAGGATTTTCCCCGGGCCAGGCCGATCCTCTCGGAAACTGTAATGTATCCGAAAACGCAGAAGCGCTGGTTCCGGCCGGGAATAATGTGGTGCTGACCATTGACCGGACGATTCAATACGTTGTTGAAGAGGCCCTTGCTGAGGCGGTTCAAAAGTTCGATGGCAAGTCCGGTATCGCCATTGTCATGTCTCCGTCCACCGGCGCTGTTTTGGCCCTGGCCCATTACCCGTTTTTCAATCCGAATGCTTATGCGAATTTCCCCAAGGAAATATTGCGGAACCGGGCTATCACGGATCCGTTCGAGCCGGGCTCCACCCTGAAAATGTTTACGGCGGCCGCCGCGCTCGAACACGGCGGGCTGACGCCGGAGACGCAATTTTTCTGCGAGAACGGCTCGTTCCGGGTCGGCCGGCACACGATTCGCGATACCCACCCCCATGAACGGCTGACACTTCAGGAGATTGTTCAGGTATCCAGCAATATCGGCGCGGCAAAGGTGGGTGCTCGAATCGGTGCTTCGGCATTGCATACGACCTTGAAAGACTTCGGGTTTGGTGAAAAAACGGGTATTGATTGTCCGGGAGAAAGCAACGGTTTTCTGTTGCCGTTCGATCGCTGGACGCCCATAGATGCATGTGCCATTGCATTCGGCCAGGGGGTTTCCGTTTCCGTGGTGCAGCTCGTCACTGCCGTTAGCGCCATTGCCAATGACGGCATGTTAATGAAGCCTTATATCGTGGAAGCGATCACGGATGCGGGCGGACGGCTTGTGAAGCGTTTTTCACCCCAAAAGGTTCGCCAGGCGGTTTCCCCCGGCACCGCGCGTGCTGTCGCCCGCATGCTTGAAACCGTGACCCGGGAAGGCGGCACCGCCAAGGAAGCGGCGATAGAAGGCTACCGCATTGCCGGTAAAACCGGTACGGCGCAAAAGGTGGATGGCGGGGGCGGGTACGCGCGGGGAAAATATATTGCTTCCTTTGTCGGGTTTTTCCCGGTGGCGCAACCGATGGCCACCATTCTTGTGATGGTGGATGAACCGAAAAAAGTCCATTACGGCGGGCTCGTGGCTGCGCCGGCATTTCGAAAGATCGCTCTGGAATTGATCAATTACATGCATCCGGAAACCGGGCGACCCGAGGGCGGCCTGACGGCATCGCTGAAACGGGGGGTGCGCGGGTGA
- a CDS encoding UDP-N-acetylmuramoyl-L-alanyl-D-glutamate--2,6-diaminopimelate ligase produces MKFSLLLKTAGIDPIHCTLTQGAEGNDPDIQSVHYRSQSVEPGGLFVAIAGHAADGHDFIENALFRGAVAVIAQQPVKTDVPWAQVTDSRNALAKISACFYGAPSDALVLIGITGTNGKTTVTYIMESILAKAGKASGVIGTINYRYAGKCIDAPVTTPESLDLQRILAEMRANGITHVAMEASSHGIDLSRVAACRLDVAAFTNLTQDHLDYHGTLANYWACKKRLFTELLEEGPKKDRAVAVINCDNAHGRELIGLLTGRTPARKVISYGSEETCSIRPVDCIRDGSGIRGGIHTPAGRFSFRSSLVGRYNLENILCAVGISLALNLPLSAIREGIDALKQVPGRLAPVENKTGRFVFVDYAHTPDALENVLDALNELKTGRLICVFGCGGDRDRKKRPMMGKIAAERADLVVVTSDNPRTEAPDQIVAAIVSGISPVTARRFNVAQILGGSREKGIVVETDRKAAIGLGLMAADSGDMVLIAGKGHETYQILGTQKVAFDDREVASAVLRKLEQHSDGQA; encoded by the coding sequence GTGAAGTTTTCACTGCTGCTCAAAACGGCCGGCATCGACCCCATTCATTGTACGTTGACGCAAGGGGCCGAGGGGAATGATCCGGATATTCAGTCCGTTCATTACCGATCTCAGTCCGTTGAACCGGGTGGGCTTTTCGTGGCGATTGCCGGGCATGCGGCCGACGGTCACGACTTTATCGAGAATGCCCTATTCCGCGGCGCGGTGGCCGTCATCGCGCAACAACCGGTCAAAACCGATGTGCCATGGGCACAGGTGACGGACAGCAGAAATGCGCTGGCCAAAATTTCCGCCTGTTTTTATGGCGCCCCTTCTGACGCGCTCGTGCTGATCGGCATCACCGGCACCAACGGCAAGACCACCGTAACCTATATTATGGAGAGCATTCTTGCCAAAGCGGGCAAGGCTTCCGGGGTGATTGGCACCATTAACTACCGCTATGCCGGAAAATGTATCGATGCACCGGTGACAACCCCTGAATCGCTTGACCTGCAACGGATACTGGCCGAGATGCGGGCCAACGGAATTACCCATGTGGCCATGGAAGCTTCTTCACACGGCATCGATTTGTCCAGAGTGGCGGCGTGCCGGCTCGATGTGGCGGCATTTACCAATCTGACGCAGGACCACCTGGATTATCACGGCACCCTGGCGAATTACTGGGCCTGCAAAAAACGGTTGTTTACCGAGCTGCTTGAAGAGGGGCCCAAAAAGGATCGGGCTGTGGCCGTGATCAACTGCGACAACGCCCATGGCCGAGAGCTGATTGGCCTGTTGACCGGAAGAACCCCTGCGCGAAAGGTTATCTCCTACGGATCGGAAGAGACCTGTTCAATCAGGCCGGTGGATTGCATTCGGGATGGTAGCGGCATTCGAGGCGGCATTCACACGCCTGCCGGTCGGTTTTCGTTTCGCTCTTCTCTGGTGGGCCGGTATAACCTGGAAAATATTCTCTGTGCCGTGGGTATCAGTTTGGCGCTGAATCTTCCGCTTTCCGCGATACGGGAGGGCATAGATGCCTTGAAGCAGGTTCCCGGACGACTGGCCCCGGTTGAAAACAAGACTGGTCGGTTCGTCTTCGTTGATTATGCGCACACGCCGGATGCGCTGGAAAATGTGCTGGATGCGTTAAACGAGTTAAAAACGGGCCGACTCATTTGCGTGTTCGGCTGCGGCGGCGACCGGGATCGAAAGAAAAGACCCATGATGGGAAAGATCGCGGCGGAACGGGCAGATCTGGTGGTGGTGACATCGGATAACCCCCGTACTGAAGCACCCGATCAAATTGTGGCCGCCATTGTCTCCGGCATCTCCCCTGTTACGGCGCGGCGGTTCAACGTAGCGCAGATTTTGGGGGGCAGCCGGGAAAAGGGCATTGTGGTCGAAACGGACCGAAAGGCGGCTATCGGATTGGGGCTGATGGCGGCTGATTCAGGGGATATGGTGCTGATTGCCGGCAAGGGGCATGAAACAT